The stretch of DNA GCTCCATGCGGAACCAACACCGCTTAGCCAGGACACGCTTCTTCGAGCAAGGCAGGTGACGGTGGGCATCCTAGCAGACACACAGGATCAACGAATGCCGGAGAAAGCCGGAAAGGTGATTATCCGAGGAACAGGATTTCATTTGCGCGAAGGCTATGTGATTACCGCGAGACATACCGCAGAGAAACACGAACTCTCGACGGGTACCATCGTTCAGAAACAGATTCGCCTGCTCACGAATGATCTCCACGAACTTCCCGCCGATCTCGTGGGCGAGAGTACGTTCATGGATGTTGTCTTGTACCGAGTGGTCGAACAGCATCGTTCGAAATTGCAGGCAGGGACGTCCTTTGCCTCGGCCGAGGCATCATCCGGGATGGAAGTCTTCACAATCGGTTATCCGCTTGGTTGGGGGCCGACCATGGCCTTTGGGAAAATCGGAAATACCAATACATTTCTGCAAACCGTCGATACCCGTCTCATTCAGGCCGATCTTTCGACCTGCAGTGGAAATTCAGGAGGTGGGTTGTTCAACCCCCAAGGAGAAATTGTCGGCATCGTGCATGCCGTGATCCAAACCGATCAAGAAGAGACCCAGGCTCACTGCAGTCGCCTGACCTTTGTCGTTCCAGGAACCCTTGCGGAGCGCATCATTAACGCAGCTCTTTTAGGTAAGCCTCTTGCCTTCTCCAGACTCGGGGTCCACATGACTTCGATAAAAGACGGCACGAAGTTGCGTGTTGCCGTGAAGGACGTCGCGGAACCGGCAAGATCTGCAGGTATTCAGAAACACGATATTTTGTTGGCCATCGAGGATACGGAGATTCTTGATGCAGCCCAATTGAAGAATTTCCTCATCGAGCGGACAACCCCTGGCCAGGAAGTGTCGGTCAAAGTGCGCCGAGTCGATGTTGATCTGACGTTCCATGTCGTGCTGGGCGGTGAGGGGAGCAAGGCCAAGTAACAGGTGAATTCATTTGCAAGCGAACGATCCTCAAGTGGATGACGAAATTTAAGGGCCTGTTACGATCATTGTTCGGCACAACGGCGGAGGCGATCCATGATCGCGACTCCGAGCCCTTCCTCGTTGCACGGTTCCGTATAGATCCTATCCAGACCGAGGGAGTCCAGCCTCCGGAGTGCTGCAAACAGGTGTCGCGCAGCTTCCCTCAGATCGCCCGCAGCAGATAGCACTTCAACAGCGGCAAAGCGACTGTCTCTCCGACTCGCTTGTGAGAAAACCAGCAAGCCGGCCCGTTCGTCAGCTTTAAGGACCGGTCTAGCCCCGGCCGATGCCATGATGGTGACCGGGGTTTGCGTTGCGTAGTGACGTGATAATTGGCCTGGTGCGATCGGCTTTTGGTTCACGGACGGCGATCGGCGAATAGAACCGATGACACTGCTGAGTTGTTCGATGGTGATGCTGCCTGGACGCAGCAATTCCGGCTGTGCTCCTACCAGTGAAACGATCGTCGATTCGATCCCAACAGGACAGGGTCCGCCGTCGAGTATGAGATCCGCGTTGCTTCCAAGTCCTTCAGCAACATGTTGAGCGCTCGTGGGGCTCACATAGCCAAAGGGGTTGGCGCTGGGACCGGCGATTGGGGTACCTGCTTCCCGAATCAACGCCTGTGCCACTGGATGATTCGGCATTCTGACTGCAACCGTCGGGAGTCCGGCGGTGACGAGATCTGGAACGATCGATTGCTTCGGCAAGACCAAAGTCAGGGGGCCGGGCCAAAACTTATCTATGAGTCTGTGACCTTTGGGAGGCAGGGAGGTGATCACAGTATCCAACTGGCTGAGATCAGCGATGTGGACGATGAGCGGGTCGAACTGAGGACGTCGCTTGGCTTCGAAGACCTTCGCTGCTGCATCGGCATTCATCGCATCGCAACCGAGTCCGTAGACCGTTTCGGTTGGAAACGCAACGAGTCCACCTGTTTTGATGATCCTTCCTGCCGACCGGATGGATTCGGGATCTGTTGCCGAGAGGATGGCACCCGTCAAATGATTGGTCGCTCCATCCATAGGAGTGCCTCACCGACGCCTGAGCGCCTACTCCTTCACGGTCATCATGATCCTGATCGGATCGAGGGGGTTGTCTCGCTCGTCGCGCGGGACCGCGACAATCTTGTCGACAACCTCGATCCCACGAAAGACCTCTCCAAACACGGAATAGCGCCGATCTAACCCGCCGTTCTCTCCCACGCAGATAAAAAATTGTGAGCCGTTGTCATTGAAGTCGCGCGTACTGTTGCTCTCACGGGGCATTTTTGCCATGGATACTGCGCCGCGCTTGTGTGGATGGTCGTTCGGTTCGGGCGAAAGAAAGTACCCTGGTCCACCCGTACCGTGGAGTATGCGGTCGGGAGTCTTGCTCAATGGATCGCCGCCCTGAATGATGAACCCAGGCACCACCCGATGGAACGTCGTGCCGTCATAGAACCCCATTTTGACGAGATTGATAAGGTTCTCCACATGCCGAGGCGCTGCGTCGGAGTAGAATCGAATCTTGATCTCACCGAATCTCGTGGAGATCGTGACGCGGGGATCTTTCTTTCGAAACTCAAGTGCCATCGTCATGAATGTAGCAAGGCGATGATCGGAGTGGCAAGGTCTTCCAACAGTGCTGAGTCCTGAGAGTACTGCTCAACACTCACGTCTCAGCACTCAACACCGTCTTTTGCGAGTCCGTCTCCAGGCCGGATGCGTAACCACATGATTCCACCCAGAAGAGAAATGAAGGCAGCGAGGCCGAGAGAAGCTCCCCAACCCCACTGTTGGGCGAGCCACGGCGTGAGTGTCGGAGAAATCGCCCCGCCGAGATTGGCACCCATATTCATGAGACCTGAGAGACTTCCGGCATGGGTCGATGAGAGATCGCTCGCCGAGGACCAATATGCGCCGACTGTGAAGTAGAGCCACCCGGCACCCAGTGATAAGCTGGCGAGGGCGAGATAGGGAGATTCTACGGCGGCACCGAAGGCGATGGAGCCGCTGGCCAGCCCCATACCTATCATACCCACGATCCGGCGTCCCTTGGTGATGCCATGCCGCATGGCCAATCGATCAGTGACCCATCCGCCCAGAGGACAGGACACGAGAATCGTAAGAAACGGGGCGGCAGCAAACAATCCACCTCGTAGAACATTGAAGCCGCGCTCATTGACGAGATAGAGATAGAACCAAGACATATAGACATAGGCGACATAGCCCAAGCATCCGTAACTCAGCATCAGCCACCAAACGCTCGGTGTCCTTCGTAGGATAGCCCACGGGGTTGAAGGATGCATTGGAGCGGTTGGAGTCGTGGACGAGGCTGCTTTGCCATGAGTGTGCCATGGGTGAAGGGATGGACGATCGGCGGCCAAGAACCACCAAATGACTGCGAGGGCGAATCCTATCCCGCTCGAGAGGTAAAAGGCGGACTGCCAACCGTAGTTGACCATGATCCAGGCCGTTACCGGCGGGGTAATCGCTGCACCGATCCCGATTCCGCCGATAGCGATGCCGATGCCAAGACCGCGTTCATGAGCGGGAAGCCAGTCGGTGACTGCGCGATTAAAGGTCGGCAATGCCGCTGCCTCGCCAACACCGAGAAGAAATCTGACAAGGACCAGTGCGCCGACGATTCCGATCGGCGCGGCCAGGAAAGAAGTGGCGGCAATCGCCGTCCAGGCGGTAAAGCAGGACCACCAGATCAGTGCGATCATGAGGACGACGCGGATGCCCCATCGATCACCGAGCCACCCCCCGGGAATCTGGAACAAGGCATACCCGATGACGAAGGCGGAGAAGATAAATCCCATCTCCTGCTCAGTAAGCCCCAACGCCGGCATCATCTGCCGTGCGGTGACCGAAATGTTGACGCGATCGATGTACGTGACGACACTGATGGCAAAGAGAAGCCCCAGAATCAGCCAACGTAGAGGTGAAGGTGGTGCGCTGGCTTCGCGATTCGTGAAGGTCTTCTCGCTCACAGGAGGTTCACTACCAGATTCATCCAGATTCATTGGAACAGCGGTCGTTATTGGGTTCGGCAGGTGTCGGAGGATTGAAGAGCTTGCCGCCTCTGCGAAGAGGCGGCACAGCGAAGTGGTCAGTTGGTGACGATGTCGAGTAACTCGACTTCAAAGACCAAGGTGGCTCCCGGTTTGATGGTCGGCGGCGACCCGCCGTCGCCATAGGCCAGATTGGAGGGACAGACCAGCCGGCTTTTCCCTCCGACTTTTATCTGTTGAACCCCCTCTGTCCAACACTTAATGACTTTATTCAGCGGAAATGTCGCCGGCTCCCCTCGCTTAATGGAACTGTCAAATACCGTCCCATCGGTCAAGGTACCATGGTAATGAACCTTGACCGTATCCGTTGCCTTTGGTGTGGCTCCGGTGCCGGGCTTGATGGTGGTGATGACGATCCCTGACTCCGTCTTCGTTGCTCCCTTTTCCGAAGCCGCTTTTGCCGTGAATGCAGCGCCTGCTTTCTTCTCACCCTCAGCTGCGACAGCTACTCGAGACTGTTGCAGCTGCTGAATCTTGGGCCCAAATGTTTGGAGATCAACTTTTTGAGGGCGCTTCAGTACGCCGTCGGTGATGCCGTTTTTGACCATGTCGAGCTCGGTCTCGCTTAAGGCAAAGGTCCCCAACGATTGGCTGATGGCCAACCCAAGTGCATACAAGGTTTTCTGATCATCATTTACCGGATCTAGTGAGGCAGCCGATAGCGGGGTTGTGAGAAGGAAAAACCCTATGGCAAAACATAATAGACGAGATCTCATGGAGTAGTGGTCCTTTCTTGTGATGAGGTGTGGGCAAATGTGGTGCGTAAGAATACGATAGGCTTTCCGATCTCACAACAGAAATCTCACCGAAAAAGGTACCGATCAGCGAGGCGAGATTCTATGCTTCGCGTAAATACGAGCTGATGGCGGTGGCGGAGAGGGAGGGATTTGAACCCTCGGTAGAGATTTTGTCCCTACGACGGTTTAGCAAACCGTTGCCTTCGGCCACTCGGCCACCTCTCCACGTCATCGTTAAAAGGATCACGCCGCATCCACGGCGGAAAGTGTCGCCAGGGCGGGAGTCACCGACGAAGCGGCATCATACCTCAGCCTAGGGGAAACGTACAAGAGAGGAGTGCTGCTTCAGCTCAATACGACACCTGATCTCCAAACGGTTTTCGATAGGCCTCGTGCTGCCGGCGGTTTCAGGAGCAACTCGTCCCATTTCATCGACAGACAGGGGTGTCAAAAGATGATGAACGGACGGACGCACGTAGGGACACTTCTACGGAGTCTGAGGCGGTTGTTGCGGGATAGGGGGTTGCCAGGGTGATCGATCATTCCTTGCAGGCCAGGTCATCAGCTCGAAGAATTTTTGCAGGAGGTTCGCCGATTGGACTGCAGTTATAGGGTTTTTCTGACATGAGCTAGATTCATCTTCATTGTTCAGAAGCGGGATCGCATAGCGAAGTTCGACATGGCTTGGTCGTACGACACCGCTGAGGGCCAGCATGTGAAGGGCCTTCCGCTTTTGCCGAGTGCCCTCGATGTACGATCGCAGTTGACGAAGCGGCATACGGTCACCTCCGATTTCGTTAGCCCAAACTGCTCGAACTCAGATCCATAGGACGCTCTTGAAGTCCGTGTCCAGGCTTCGTGGGTGACCGCATTGGCGACAACGAACGAATAGGCTCGAGTCGTCAGGTGTCCCGGAAACTCGAAGGACAAGTTGGTAGGTCTTTCCCCCACAGAAGGGGCACGCTTTTCCAGGAAGGTTCTGTCGTACAGGTCCCAGTCGGTTGAGTTGTTTGTCCATTATCAACCCCCAATCCGTTCGCTATTTTGTGATCGGTCCGGTATCAGAATAGGCCTATCCCCGGTGCGACGGAAATACCGTGAATGTATGCTCATATTGAGCCAAAGAGGACTGATCGATCGTGGCTGCACCATAGTCGTCACCGGGAGAGGCAAAAAACTAGGTGAAGGTAGATTTCTTCTGGAGGGAGAAGAAATCTCTTACTGCTCGCAGGTGGGCATCCGCGAGCAGCTACCTTCACCCAGGTATTATTCCATCAAATGCTCTTGCTCATGACAAGCTCGTAGTTGTCCTAGTCTGACGGCCGCTGAACGTTGGAGTTACTGTCACGCGCGAATCATGATTTGTCCGTCCACCTTCGCTGATGCCGGCAAGGGGTTTTCTGCGGACCCCACGAACTGCCGGAGCCGCGCTTGGTCCGTCGGTGAAACAAGAAGCAGGTCGAGCTTGATCCACTCATTCTTGACCCACTGAACCTCCGCCAGTTCGATCGCGCTATACGCGTTGTCCTCGGGAAACCACAGGCGGAGTTTGACATAATCTCCAGGCCGTAGCTTTTCAGGATTTAGGATGACCGGATGAGAAGACGATAATTCATACACACAACCATCGCCCCTCAAACCGTCGTGTCCCGTTGAAAGCATACAATCGATCCCAATTTTTGATAGGAGTCCTGCAGGCATGCTCGCTCCTCTCGTAAAAAATCTGAACAGTGAGAACACCGTAATACAGGAGTGAGAGTGAGGGCTACTATCCTGGCAGGTGGAAAGACCTCACTAAAGAGGCATTCGCCGTGATTCTCGTATATTGCAGAGTGAAGCACGCCACGTGCCCATAAACATTTTAAAAACTAATGCTTTATAAATCTCATCTGATGTTTGGGGCCTTGCTGTAATCATGTAATCCGTTTTTATCTCCTTGTCGGCAACCAGATGACATCGGTTGGGCTAGCTCGCCTTTGTTGCATCTGATTAGAGCGAATGATCATAACCTTCCGGCTAGCCCAACTTCCGCAGTTCGCGATGTCAGAGTGAGGGATTTCAATGGGTTGTGCAAAAAGTCGGCACTACACCGGGGTGGCCATCGCAAGTGGCGGCGTCAGCCGCAATCGGTGTGGCAAGTCCAGGCCCAACCGGTCGAGCAAGGCGGCCTGGGCGTGATCCGGCCGCACCACGCAGCGCAGCCGGACCTCCCGCCATCCGTCCTCGGCAACACCACATCGGTGCTCGGAATGGTCCGGAGTTCTTCTAAGATCGTGCGCGGACTGTGGCCCAGCCCAGCCCGCTGTTGCCACTGTTCCAGGGTCTTCCACAGCACATAGGCCAAGAAGCACACCAGAATGTGAGCCTGGACCCGATCCGCTCGTTGATGCCAGATGGGACGCAGGGCCAAGTCGCTTTTCTGAATCCGGAAGGCGGCTTCGGCGTCGGCGAGTTGGACATAGGTGCGCCACAAGTCCTCCGGACTCCAGTCCGGAATGTTGGTGCGGAGCACATAGCAGCCGTCGCTGACGCGAGCCCAGTCGTCCCATTCCGGCCGGCTGGTCCACGTCACCCGAAGACCCGACGCGGTGGTCGGGTCTGCCACCACGTCGATCACGTACCGCCCGGCGGCACGGGGATTGTGCGCGAGGAGTCGGCCGATCTGTCGCTCGATGGGGCCCCGCTCCAGGGGACGGCGCGCCCGACTGAGTCGTCGGGCCAAACGGGCCACCCCGCTCTCAATGCGCTGCCCGAAGCGCGTGTGCATCGCCCGCTCCTTCTCGCGCCGCTCGACGGATCGGACCAGCAGGAACGTTTCGGCGCCCTCGGGCCCGAGGCAGGTCTTCGCGTCCACGCCCTCCCGCACCGTCGTCCAGTCGCGCTCGTCGGTCAGCGCCCGGGCCCACTTGCGCAACTCACTCTTGGGCGTCCCGAGCAGATACCGGCGCCCGCTGGCCCGCAGCCAGGCCAGATTCTCTTCGCTCGTCATGCCCCGATCCATCACCCAGATCCGCTGCGCGAGCCCATAGCGAGCTTCCATCGTCCCCACGATCTCCTCGACCGTCGTCACGTCGGTGCGGTTGCCGGCGAAGACCTCATAGCCCAGGGGCAGCCCCTCCCGCGTGACCACCAAGGCGATGCAGACTTGCTTGCAGTCGGGCCGATGATCCCGGCTGTAGCCCCGGTGTGCTAACGGATTCGCGGCCGCCGGCCCTTCGAAGTAGGTGCTCGTCACGTCATCGAGCAGCAGAAAATTGCCCCAGTTATGGTCATCGAAAATTCCCCACCCCGTTAGGTTGTCGTTGACGCTTCTTCGACCCGCACAAGTCCGGCTTTGAGTTTCTCCTTCAGCCGGTAGGAATGGCCCCGGATGTTGATGGTGATCGCGTGGTGGAGCACCCGATCCAGGATCGCAGTCGCCAGCACCCGGTCGCCAAACACCTCGCCCCAAGCCCCGAAACTCTGGTTACTGGTCAAAATCATCGGCCCCTTCTCATAGCGGCGTGAGATGAGCTGAAAGAACAAGTTGGCCCCGGTGCGGTCAATGGGCAGATAGCCGATCTCATCAATGATCAGCAACCGGGGAATGGTATAGAGCTTCAGCTTGTCCTCCAGCCGATTCTCCGTGAGCGCCCGAGTCAGCGTAGCGATCATGGCGGCGGCTGTCGTGAACAACACCCGATAGCCCTGGGCAATGGCTTGCAGCCCTAGCCCGATGGCCAGGTGACTTTTGCCCACACCGGGCGGCCACCCTATCGCAAGATCACGACATTCTCGCCGTGCTCGATGAAGTGGCAGGTCGCCACCTGCTGAATCTGCTTCTTATCCAACGAACTGGTAGCTGAAGTCGAAGACCTCCAGACTCTTGACGAATGGAAATCGCGCCAAACTCGTCCGCATCGCAATGTTCTTCGCGGTCTTGGACGCGACTTCTTCGCCGAGCACCTGGTCGAGGAAGTCGGCATAGGGCAGCTCCTTGACGGCCGCTTCTTGTAAGAGGGCCTCCAGCCACCGCTCCCGACTCTTCAAGAGCCGTAGGCGCGTGAGTTGGTCACGGAGCCGTTCCAGTTGCGCCGCGTTCATGGCCGCCCCTCCTGCGACGCCGTGCGCTCACACACCGCCTCGTACCAGGCCAGATCCCGCACTTCGACCTCCGGCAAGGCATCGGGGCGAGGGGACCGATCGCTCACCGTGGACCGACGGTGGCGGGCGAGACGCGCACTGGCTCCAGGGCCGTGCTCGGGCTGGATTCGGAATTGGTGCTGGCCCGGGAGCACCGGGTGCGTCGCGATCTCTTGGTCACGGTGAAAGATGTGGACCGTGTCCCCCGTCGTTGCACTTCAACCCGCTGACCAATGAGCCGGAAGGGCACGGAGTAGCGGTTCGTCGCCAGGCTGACCAAATAGTCCTCGGCCACGATCCGTGAGACGCGCGCCTCCTGCTGGAAGGCGCGCTGGTCCGCCAGCGGGACCAGGTGGTTGCGTTCTCGCGCAAACCGGACGAGTGGCTCCTCATGCGTCGTGCCATGGATGCGGCGGTCGGCAATTGTCGCGGTCCATTCGTCAAGTTGGGTTTGAAAGTCCACCAGATCGACAAACGTTCGTCCCGGCAGAAAGTTCCGTTTCAGATATTTCACGCCGGATTCGACCTTACCCTTGGTCTGGGCCCGATAGGGCCGACACACGCGCGGCTCAAAGCCCCAATAGTCGGCGAAGGCTTTGAAGGTGGGATTCCAGAGCCGCCGCCCCGTCTCATCCGCATAACAGACGGTTCGCGGTCGGTCATACAGATGCTCTCGCGTGTGGCCACCGAAATGCGCAAAAGCCCGTTCATGGGCCTCGAGAAACTGCGCCAGCCGCTCATCGGCACAGGCGTAATAGAACCCACGTCGGCTGAACCCCAACGTCAACACGAACACGTGCACCACCGTCGGGCCGGCGCGGAAGGGCACGGTGGCTTGGCCCCAATCAATCTGACTCTGCTGGCCCGGCGGTGTCTCAAAGCGGAGGAGGGCCCGCTCCGCCTGCAGCTGACCCTCACGCAGCGGCGCCACCCCTCGCTTCACCGTCTCATAACTGCCGATGTACTCGTGGCTCGCTCGCAGTTCCTGATAGAGAATCCGCGCCGAATAATTAACCTGCGACGCACGGGTCCGCACAAAGTCGGCATGGGCGGTCAGCAGCGTCTCCGTCATCGCCGCTCGGCGATAGGGTTGCCACGTCGTCTGCTGCAGACTGCGCCGCACGGTCTTCCGATCCAGGTCCAACCGCCGCGCAATCCCTGAAATGGATCCCCGCTCTTCATGACGCAACCGTCGAATCTCCGCCCACCGCTCTTGATCCACCATACATACCTCCCGAGTGTGGTCTACCTGGGACGGTATGATCGTTGTCTCCTTGCTATCGTCAAGTTCCATCACATCCCTCCTTCGGTGAGAGGGTGGGGATGAATTCATTGACCAGTATCTGGGGATTATTGCGGGGCTTGACAAGCAGATCATAGTCCAACGCGAACAGCTCCCGGGTCGGGCCACCACTGCGATCCAGCGGATCGGGGGCAGCTCCACCACGCGATCACCATCAACATCCAGGTCAGCCGGCACCGGCGAGCAGAAACTCCAGCCGGACTTGTGCCGGTCGGAAGCGTCAACGACAACTCACTCGGGGTTCACACAATTTTCGAGGACCATAACTGGGGCATCGTGACCCTTGACGCTTCCCGGCCCGCTGGCAGCAGCGCCGCCAACGCGGTGTCCAACCGCAAGGCGCGCCACAGCGTCCAGCCCAGCCACACATCGCCGAAGCGGCGGTTGCGTTCCAGCCGCACCTGATCCAGCCGGACCGGAACGACCGTTTCCTCCGCCGTCTCCGGTGTGAACAGATCCGGTTGTGTGACCCCTCCGACGAGCACCTGAGCCAGCGCTCTCGCACGGGCACAGCCTTGGGCATCCAATTCGCCCAACTGTGCCACCGTTTGCTGGACGACCCGGCGGCCCATCCGCACCGAGCGGACCAACCGCCAATACGTATGAATCTTGCCATCCTTGCGGCGTGTCGTATGGCGCAGATACATCCTGCGTTCCATATGGACTGAGCGCCCCGTTCACGTCAATGGGGTTGGTCGGCACTACATCGTGGTTTCACGTAGGTGGTCTTAAGTCTGTCGCGGGGTTGCGCGAACGCAGAGGGCGAAAAAAGACTCCGAGGTGACCGAACTGCGGAAGTTGGGCTAGCTCGGCTGCCGGCCTGTCAGCGAGCCCGAACCGACCTGTTCGTACTAAACCTTTTCGACAGACCTGTCCTGAGCCAATCGGATGGCTCAGGACAAGGGGGAATATCGAGAAACGGGACGCTCTACTCTAAAGGTTCAGCGGGACCATGATCATGATGGCGCCCATCACGTCATTCTGCTTGAAATCGTGCCTCGGACTATCCTGATGCGCGTTGTGGCATCCGATGCAAGCTTGCGAAACAGCCCTGTCGGCATAGATGGCCATAAGATACGAGTCCGGTCCGTTCATGACCACTTCGGTGTACGGACGATTCGGGTTCTGTTGGGTTGACATCAGGCCCCTTTGCTCAGATTCGGATTTTGGCCCGTTCTGCTTGTTGATGGGCCAGAGACTGATGAGCTTATAGCCGACTTTAGCCTTCGAATTGACCGATAGGCGAGCGGTTTCCTGTAGAAATTGGGCTGGAAGGGGCAAACTTTTTTCAGAGCGCCAATTCTCTGACGCAACCGCAGCGCCTTTCGCTTGCATCCGCTCTACAACATGCTCCGCATAAAACGTGCGGTTTGACTGGATCACGGCATATAACATATCCGCCACCTTCTCAGCAGGAATGCCCCCGGCATCCTTGGCGCCGGACGATACTCCCACATAGACAACAGACGTAAAAAAAAGTAGTAATGCGGTTCCCAGCACCAAGCTCTTCCTGATCATCATGGGCTCTCCCTTCCGTTAAGAGGTTGATGGCCTGAATATTCCTCGACGAGGATGTGCTCCCCCTGGCCTGGTTGACCTGAGGGTATCGCACACCAGAATCTGAATGATTGTCCATCGACGTTTGAACAGGTGGTAGACAAGAAAGGATGGCTGCAGAGGAGCGGAATACGTCTCATACCCACCTCAGGGATGGGAACGCTGGGAATTCGGTCGGGCTGACGGTAGCAGAAAACCTGATACGGGGACAAGTAGACGCACACCACTCTTGCTTTGACTTACTCTTTCGAAATTGACGCGCTCTGAGCAGGATGCTAGAATCCCAAAGTTCTTGCGCCTCCAGCACGGCTGTGTCTCGCCGTTGTCCATACAGGTAAGGGTCGCAAAAAAACACAGAGCGAATTAGGAGAACGGAATGGCTGTTCCGATTTCCCAGATGTATACCGTGGCGAAGTATGTGCTCTCACAGAAGCTGAAGGGAGTGAAGCGATATCCCTTGGTTCTGATGCTTGAGCCGCTCTTTCGGTGCAACCTGGCTTGCGCCGGTTGCGGGAAGATTCAGTATCCCGACCATGTGCTCGATAAGCGGTTGACCCCCGAGCAGTGCTGGACAGCGGCCGAGGAATGCGGGGCGCCGATGGTGAGCATTCCGGGAGGAGAACCGCTTATCCATCCTGAAATCGCCCAGATCGTACAGGGGCTAGTGGATCGAAAAAAATACATCTATCTCTGTACGAATGCTATTCTCTTGGAGCGGAAGTTGGAAGAGTACAAACCATCCAAGTACCTGACCTTCAGCGTCCATATGGACGGGCTTAAGGACGAGCACGATTTGGCGGTCTGTCGCGACGGAGTCTATGACGTGGCGGTCAAGGCCATCAAAGCGGCGCTCAAACGAGGCCATCGGGTGACGACCAACACCACCTTGTTCGACGACGCGAACCCGGAGCGGGTCAGAAAATTTTTCGATGACATGATGGCGCTGGGTGTTGAAGGTATGACCATCTCCCCGGGGTATAGTTATCAAAAGGCTCCCGATCAGCAACATTTCTTGAAGCGAGCGCGGACTCAGGAGCTCTTCTCCAAGATTCTTGCTCGCCCCAAGGCTGGTTGGCAGTTCAATCAATCCCCGCTGTTCTTGGATTTTCTCATGGGTCGACGTGAATACCAATGCACTCCTTGGGGCAATCCGACCTACAACGTGTTTGGATGGCAGAAGCCCTGCTATCTGCTGCAAGAGGGATATACAAAAACATTCCGGGAACTCATGGAGTCGACGGAGTGGGAAAACTATGGAACGGGCCGAAACGAGAAATGCGCCGATTGCATGGTCCATTGCGGCTATGAGGCCTCGGCTGTTGAGGATACGTTTAGTACCGTGTCGGGATTTGCACGGACTGCCAAGCTGACGCTGATGCCTACATCTCGTTAATCGTTCAACGTTAACCGCAATCCTCGCAACTTTTTTCGTTTCACGAATAACGATTTACGGTTACCGGCCTCCCCCATGACTGACACCAAAAACCACAGGTTGACCAATCTCGGTTCTCTTGAAGGGC from Nitrospira sp. encodes:
- a CDS encoding S1C family serine protease codes for the protein MRTDHLFTSHYLRPSVSCVWIVTIMLTLPLHAEPTPLSQDTLLRARQVTVGILADTQDQRMPEKAGKVIIRGTGFHLREGYVITARHTAEKHELSTGTIVQKQIRLLTNDLHELPADLVGESTFMDVVLYRVVEQHRSKLQAGTSFASAEASSGMEVFTIGYPLGWGPTMAFGKIGNTNTFLQTVDTRLIQADLSTCSGNSGGGLFNPQGEIVGIVHAVIQTDQEETQAHCSRLTFVVPGTLAERIINAALLGKPLAFSRLGVHMTSIKDGTKLRVAVKDVAEPARSAGIQKHDILLAIEDTEILDAAQLKNFLIERTTPGQEVSVKVRRVDVDLTFHVVLGGEGSKAK
- a CDS encoding L-threonylcarbamoyladenylate synthase yields the protein MDGATNHLTGAILSATDPESIRSAGRIIKTGGLVAFPTETVYGLGCDAMNADAAAKVFEAKRRPQFDPLIVHIADLSQLDTVITSLPPKGHRLIDKFWPGPLTLVLPKQSIVPDLVTAGLPTVAVRMPNHPVAQALIREAGTPIAGPSANPFGYVSPTSAQHVAEGLGSNADLILDGGPCPVGIESTIVSLVGAQPELLRPGSITIEQLSSVIGSIRRSPSVNQKPIAPGQLSRHYATQTPVTIMASAGARPVLKADERAGLLVFSQASRRDSRFAAVEVLSAAGDLREAARHLFAALRRLDSLGLDRIYTEPCNEEGLGVAIMDRLRRCAEQ
- a CDS encoding peptidylprolyl isomerase → MTMALEFRKKDPRVTISTRFGEIKIRFYSDAAPRHVENLINLVKMGFYDGTTFHRVVPGFIIQGGDPLSKTPDRILHGTGGPGYFLSPEPNDHPHKRGAVSMAKMPRESNSTRDFNDNGSQFFICVGENGGLDRRYSVFGEVFRGIEVVDKIVAVPRDERDNPLDPIRIMMTVKE
- a CDS encoding MFS transporter, with translation MSEKTFTNREASAPPSPLRWLILGLLFAISVVTYIDRVNISVTARQMMPALGLTEQEMGFIFSAFVIGYALFQIPGGWLGDRWGIRVVLMIALIWWSCFTAWTAIAATSFLAAPIGIVGALVLVRFLLGVGEAAALPTFNRAVTDWLPAHERGLGIGIAIGGIGIGAAITPPVTAWIMVNYGWQSAFYLSSGIGFALAVIWWFLAADRPSLHPWHTHGKAASSTTPTAPMHPSTPWAILRRTPSVWWLMLSYGCLGYVAYVYMSWFYLYLVNERGFNVLRGGLFAAAPFLTILVSCPLGGWVTDRLAMRHGITKGRRIVGMIGMGLASGSIAFGAAVESPYLALASLSLGAGWLYFTVGAYWSSASDLSSTHAGSLSGLMNMGANLGGAISPTLTPWLAQQWGWGASLGLAAFISLLGGIMWLRIRPGDGLAKDGVEC
- a CDS encoding FKBP-type peptidyl-prolyl cis-trans isomerase, coding for MRSRLLCFAIGFFLLTTPLSAASLDPVNDDQKTLYALGLAISQSLGTFALSETELDMVKNGITDGVLKRPQKVDLQTFGPKIQQLQQSRVAVAAEGEKKAGAAFTAKAASEKGATKTESGIVITTIKPGTGATPKATDTVKVHYHGTLTDGTVFDSSIKRGEPATFPLNKVIKCWTEGVQQIKVGGKSRLVCPSNLAYGDGGSPPTIKPGATLVFEVELLDIVTN
- a CDS encoding IS1634 family transposase, whose product is MFDDHNWGNFLLLDDVTSTYFEGPAAANPLAHRGYSRDHRPDCKQVCIALVVTREGLPLGYEVFAGNRTDVTTVEEIVGTMEARYGLAQRIWVMDRGMTSEENLAWLRASGRRYLLGTPKSELRKWARALTDERDWTTVREGVDAKTCLGPEGAETFLLVRSVERREKERAMHTRFGQRIESGVARLARRLSRARRPLERGPIERQIGRLLAHNPRAAGRYVIDVVADPTTASGLRVTWTSRPEWDDWARVSDGCYVLRTNIPDWSPEDLWRTYVQLADAEAAFRIQKSDLALRPIWHQRADRVQAHILVCFLAYVLWKTLEQWQQRAGLGHSPRTILEELRTIPSTDVVLPRTDGGRSGCAAWCGRITPRPPCSTGWAWTCHTDCG
- the istA gene encoding IS21 family transposase gives rise to the protein MVDQERWAEIRRLRHEERGSISGIARRLDLDRKTVRRSLQQTTWQPYRRAAMTETLLTAHADFVRTRASQVNYSARILYQELRASHEYIGSYETVKRGVAPLREGQLQAERALLRFETPPGQQSQIDWGQATVPFRAGPTVVHVFVLTLGFSRRGFYYACADERLAQFLEAHERAFAHFGGHTREHLYDRPRTVCYADETGRRLWNPTFKAFADYWGFEPRVCRPYRAQTKGKVESGVKYLKRNFLPGRTFVDLVDFQTQLDEWTATIADRRIHGTTHEEPLVRFARERNHLVPLADQRAFQQEARVSRIVAEDYLVSLATNRYSVPFRLIGQRVEVQRRGTRSTSFTVTKRSRRTRCSRASTNSESSPSTALEPVRVSPATVGPR